In the genome of Quercus robur chromosome 3, dhQueRobu3.1, whole genome shotgun sequence, one region contains:
- the LOC126719443 gene encoding uncharacterized protein LOC126719443, which translates to MSCALQKAAQSPFSNEIEKAKMPDRFARPPFNCYARKTDPVEHVSHYIQMMSLHTHNDVLMCKVFSSSLGLTALRWFNGLRKGSIHSFSKLIQEFGVRFVMCNRVPQPVDALLSMKMRAGKTLRSYPSRYWELYNEIGGDNERVTASTFRMGLPEDSGLRESLAKKPPKGMQ; encoded by the coding sequence ATGAGTTGCGCTCTGCAAAAAGCAGCTCAGTCCCCGTTTTCGAACGAAATCGAGAAAGCCAAGATGCCAGACAGGTTTGCCCGTCCACCATTCAACTGCTATGCCAGGAAGACTGATCCGGTAGAACACGTCAGCCATTATATTCAAATGATGTCTTTGCATACTCATAACGATGTGCTGATGTGCAAGGTATTTTCTTCGAGTTTGGGACTAACTGCTTTGAGGTGGTTTAACGGGTTACGGAAAGGGTCCATACATAGTTTCTCCAAGCTAATTCAAGAGTTTGGCGTTCGGTTTGTGATGTGCAACCGAGTACCTCAGCCAGTAGATGCGCTTCTCTCAATGAAAATGAGGGCGGGAAAGACCCTCCGTAGTTACCCCAGCCGGTATTGGGAGCTATACAATGAGATAGGTGGGGATAATGAAAGGGTCACAGCAAGCACTTTTAGGATGGGGTTGCCCGAGGATTCTGGACTACGAGAGTCATTGGCCAAGAAGCCTCCCAAAGGCATGCAGTAG
- the LOC126719444 gene encoding zinc finger BED domain-containing protein RICESLEEPER 2-like, translated as MKPLSDAPPSQATPTATAEPVAQAVPTAIPTNAEVPPLPPKGNNRKKSIAWDHFEKVDIGEGHFKAVCNYCQKTYLADSKGHGTANLLNHMPICVKNPNRKTLKGQQTLAFEPKMDGEEGFQLLLTAFTIEASRKALTEMVIIDELPFRFVEGYGFQRYATTLQPKLQIRDIPSHQTVARDVIDIYGVEREELKGALKGRRVCLTMDTWTSIQNLCYMSLTGHFIDDDWKLHKRILNFCQVEDHKEETIGRKIELCLREWGISGIFTLTVDNASSNGATIKFLENVTKDWEGTVLEHEFLHIRCCAHILNLIVGDGMREIDASIAKVREVVRYVKSSPNRNQTFVGFVERLGIESKSLLCLDVPTR; from the coding sequence ATGAAACCCTTAAGTGATGCACCCCCTTCCCAAGCAACACCTACTGCAACAGCTGAACCTGTTGCCCAAGCTGTACCTACTGCCATTCCAACTAATGCTGAGGTTCCCCCACTTCCACCTAAAGGTAATAATCGGAAAAAGTCTATTGCTTGGGaccattttgaaaaagtagataTTGGTGAGGGTCATTTTAAGGCTGTTTGCAATTATTGTCAAAAAACTTATCTAGCTGATAGTAAAGGGCATGGTACTGCTAATTTATTGAATCATATGCcaatttgtgttaaaaacccTAATAGAAAGACACTTAAAGGGCAACAAACCTTAGCGTTTGAACCCAAAATGGATGGGGAGGAAGGGTTTCAGCTTTTACTGACAGCCTTTACTATTGAGGCTTCTAGAAAGGCACTTACTGAAATGGTTATAATAGATGAGTTGCCTTTTAGGTTTGTTGAAGGTTATGGGTTTCAAAGATATGCAACAACCTTACAACCTAAGTTGCAAATTAGGGATATCCCATCTCATCAAACTGTGGCTAGGGATGTGATTGACATTTATGGTGTTGAGAGAGAGGAACTAAAAGGGGCCTTGAAGGGTCGTAGGGTGTGTCTTACTATGGACACATGGACGAGTATTCAAAATCTGTGTTATATGTCCCTTACAGGTCATTTTATTGATGATGATTGGAAGTTGCATaagagaattttgaatttttgtcaagttgaaGACCATAAAGAGGAGACTATAGGTAGAAAGATTGAGTTGTGTTTGCGTGAGTGGGGTATTAGTGGCATATTCACTTTAACAGTGGACAATGCTAGCTCAAATGGTGCCACCATTAAGTTTTTGGAAAATGTAACTAAAGATTGGGAGGGGACTGTTTTAGAACATGAGTTCTTACACATAAGATGCTGTGCACATATCCTAAATCTGATTGTGGGGGATGGTATGAGAGAAATTGATGCATCCATTGCAAAGGTGCGTGAAGTTGTGAGGTATGTGAAGTCCTCACCAAATAGGAATCAaacttttgtgggttttgtggagAGATTAGGTATTGAGTCTAAGTCTCTTCTTTGTCTAGATGTACCAACTAGGTAG
- the LOC126717594 gene encoding AT-hook motif nuclear-localized protein 20-like codes for MANRWWTGQVGLPGLDTSVSSSPMKKPDLGISMNDNSITGNSGGGNEEDDERENSDEPREGAIEVATRRPRGRPPGSKNKPKPPIFVTRDSPNALRSHVMEVSNGADIAESVAQFARRRQRGVCVLSGTGTVTNVTLRQPSAPGAVMALHGRFEILSLNGSFLPGPAPPGATGLTIYLAGGQGQVVGGSVVGPLMASGPVMVMAATFSNATYERLPLEDEEEGGGPGHGQVASSGGGGSGSSPPGIGGGGGQQQGGMGESSSLPIYNLPPNLLPNGGQLNHEAYSWAHGRPQF; via the coding sequence ATGGCAAACCGGTGGTGGACCGGGCAGGTAGGTCTACCGGGATTGGATACCTCGGTTAGCTCATCCCCAATGAAAAAACCAGATCTGGGTATATCCATGAATGATAATAGTATAACCGGAAACAGTGGAGGTGGAAacgaagaagatgatgaaagaGAGAACAGCGACGAGCCTAGAGAAGGTGCGATTGAAGTAGCTACTCGCAGGCCAAGAGGTCGTCCACCCGGCTCCAAAAACAAGCCAAAACCGCCTATATTTGTCACTCGAGATAGCCCTAATGCGCTTAGGAGCCATGTCATGGAAGTATCAAATGGTGCTGATATTGCTGAGAGTGTAGCTCAATTCGCTAGAAGGCGGCAGAGGGGTGTTTGCGTGCTTAGCGGCACCGGCACAGTGACTAACGTCACACTCCGCCAGCCATCTGCCCCCGGTGCAGTCATGGCGCTACATGGCCGGTTCGAGATTCTCTCATTGAATGGTTCATTTCTCCCTGGACCGGCGCCACCTGGGGCGACAGGATTGACCATCTATCTAGCCGGGGGGCAAGGACAAGTGGTGGGCGGCAGCGTGGTTGGTCCACTTATGGCATCTGGGCCTGTAATGGTGATGGCGGCTACGTTTTCCAATGCTACATATGAAAGATTGCCTTTGGAGGATGAAGAGGAAGGTGGTGGCCCGGGCCACGGGCAAGTTGCaagtagtggtggtggtggcagtggaAGCTCACCGCCTGGAATTGGCGGTGGTGGAGGGCAGCAACAAGGTGGGATGGGGGAGTCCTCATCTTTGCCTATTTATAATTTGCCTCCCAATTTGCTTCCAAATGGTGGACAGTTGAACCATGAAGCTTATTCTTGGGCTCATGGCCGGCCACAATTTTAG